Proteins encoded within one genomic window of Streptomyces taklimakanensis:
- a CDS encoding ATP-binding protein — protein MEIRGDVSPEQAGRTPMPAPDRRLARPRPYEGTWRFTVPVRDVSVPQVRHAVRDLLLRRRVPLSGDVLHGLMLIVSELVTNAVRHAALLSTEIGVEVAVGADRVRVGVEDGHPYRPAALAFAPSQEHLGGRGLLLVKATVAEVGGSCEVEQTASGGKVVWATLPLPSPVPPASGPVPGVG, from the coding sequence ATGGAGATCCGCGGGGACGTCTCCCCAGAACAGGCCGGACGGACACCGATGCCGGCGCCGGACCGCCGGCTCGCGCGGCCCCGGCCGTACGAGGGCACCTGGCGGTTCACCGTCCCGGTCCGCGATGTCTCCGTGCCCCAGGTGCGCCACGCCGTGCGCGACCTCCTCCTGCGCAGACGCGTCCCGCTCTCCGGCGACGTCCTCCACGGGCTGATGCTGATCGTGTCGGAGCTGGTCACCAACGCCGTGCGGCACGCGGCCCTGCTCTCGACCGAGATCGGCGTCGAGGTCGCCGTCGGCGCGGACCGGGTGCGCGTCGGCGTCGAGGACGGCCACCCCTACCGCCCCGCCGCGCTGGCCTTCGCCCCCTCCCAGGAACACCTCGGAGGGCGCGGGCTGCTCCTGGTCAAGGCCACCGTCGCCGAGGTGGGAGGGAGCTGCGAGGTGGAGCAGACCGCGTCCGGCGGGAAGGTGGTGTGGGCCACGCTGCCCCTGCCGTCGCCCGTGCCCCCGGCGTCGGGGCCGGTGCCCGGCGTGGGCTGA
- the idi gene encoding isopentenyl-diphosphate Delta-isomerase, which produces MTNSAAGPIMLELVDEDGTTIGTAEKLSAHRAPGRLHRAFSVFLLDDTGRLLLQRRALGKYHSPGVWSNTCCGHPYPGEPPFAAAARRVGEELGVSPWLMREAGTVRYNHPDPASGLVEQEYNHLFAGLVRDTPRPDPAEIAETAFVTPEELLKRHEAEPFSAWFMTVLDAARGGIREVVGGASGW; this is translated from the coding sequence ATGACGAACAGCGCGGCGGGCCCGATCATGCTCGAACTGGTCGACGAGGACGGCACGACGATCGGGACCGCGGAGAAGCTGTCCGCCCACCGCGCCCCCGGGCGGCTGCACCGGGCCTTCTCGGTCTTCCTCCTCGACGACACCGGGCGGCTGCTGCTCCAGCGCAGGGCGCTGGGGAAGTACCACTCCCCCGGTGTGTGGTCCAACACCTGCTGCGGCCACCCCTACCCCGGCGAGCCGCCCTTCGCGGCCGCCGCGCGTCGGGTGGGCGAGGAGCTGGGCGTGTCGCCCTGGCTGATGCGGGAGGCGGGCACGGTGCGCTACAACCACCCGGATCCGGCCTCCGGTCTGGTGGAACAGGAGTACAACCACCTCTTCGCCGGGCTGGTGCGGGACACCCCGCGGCCGGATCCGGCGGAGATCGCCGAGACGGCGTTCGTGACGCCCGAGGAGCTGCTCAAGCGGCACGAGGCGGAGCCGTTCTCGGCCTGGTTCATGACGGTGCTGGACGCCGCCCGCGGTGGCATCCGCGAGGTGGTCGGGGGCGCCTCGGGCTGGTGA
- a CDS encoding cation diffusion facilitator family transporter — MGAGHNHGGPRPAGPGTAGAAYRGRLLAALAIAVILLVSQAVGAVLTGSLALLADAGHVAGDVIGVGMALLAIHVANRPGDERRTFGLARAEILAALLNCLLLLGVGGYILVEAVDRLRHPTEVPGGATVAFGVVGLALNGLSMALLMRGQRESLNVRGAFLEVAADALGSLAVIVAALVIVVTGWERADSIASLLIAVLIVPRTVKLAREALDVLLEAAPRNVDLGEVRAHILGVPGVADLHDLHVWTITSGMPVLSAHVVVDRETLESAGHDRILRDLHRCLGRHFEVEHCTFQLEPHGHAARERGLCH, encoded by the coding sequence ATGGGCGCAGGGCACAACCACGGCGGGCCGCGGCCCGCCGGGCCGGGAACGGCCGGGGCCGCGTATCGGGGGCGACTGCTCGCCGCGCTGGCGATCGCGGTCATCCTGCTGGTCTCCCAGGCCGTGGGCGCGGTGCTGACCGGCTCGCTGGCCCTGCTGGCGGACGCCGGACACGTGGCCGGCGACGTGATCGGGGTGGGCATGGCGCTGCTGGCCATCCACGTCGCCAACCGGCCCGGCGACGAGCGGCGCACCTTCGGCCTGGCGCGGGCCGAGATACTCGCCGCGTTGTTGAACTGCCTGCTCCTGCTCGGGGTCGGCGGCTACATCCTGGTGGAGGCCGTCGACCGGCTGCGGCACCCGACGGAGGTGCCGGGCGGGGCGACCGTCGCCTTCGGTGTGGTCGGCCTGGCCCTCAACGGGCTGTCCATGGCGCTGCTGATGCGTGGGCAGCGGGAGAGCCTGAACGTGCGCGGCGCCTTTCTGGAGGTGGCCGCGGACGCCCTGGGATCCCTGGCGGTGATCGTGGCGGCGCTGGTGATCGTCGTCACCGGCTGGGAGCGGGCCGACTCGATCGCCTCGCTGCTGATCGCGGTCCTGATCGTGCCGCGCACGGTGAAGCTGGCCCGCGAGGCGCTCGACGTGCTGTTGGAGGCCGCCCCCCGGAACGTGGACCTGGGCGAGGTTCGGGCGCACATCCTGGGCGTGCCCGGCGTGGCGGACCTGCACGACCTGCACGTGTGGACCATCACCTCCGGCATGCCGGTGCTCTCCGCGCACGTGGTGGTGGACCGGGAGACGCTGGAGTCGGCCGGCCACGACCGGATCCTGCGCGACCTCCACCGGTGCCTGGGCCGACACTTCGAGGTCGAGCACTGCACCTTCCAGTTGGAGCCGCACGGGCACGCGGCGCGCGAGCGCGGGCTGTGCCACTGA
- a CDS encoding DUF5941 domain-containing protein encodes MSTAILTGPPVAGAPLEGDLRTLGFDVRVVDDAAEAEEALAAVPVGERVALVDPRFVGHLHSLRLALTDPRFPAAAVPGAVTVRAEARAALRRALAVAARRSTPPVAAGRTGTGPATDTTDTADTTAASDTAATGTDAPEDEAGAPPTGLPDRVAAALEADAGAPDVHRPELGVLVATVPGDAAAREEARRAVAAVDEESVRLRSAVKSRDGFFTTFFVSPYSRHIARWCARRGLTPNQVTTASLLTALVAAACAATGTRGGFVAAGALLIASFVLDCADGQLARYALRYSTLGAWLDATFDRAKEYAYYAGLALGAARGGDDVWALALGAMVLQTCRHVVDFSFNEANHDASGNTGPTAALSGRLDSVGWTVWVRRMIVLPIGERWALIAVLTALTTPRTTFTVLLAGCAFAACYTTAGRVLRSLARKADRTDRAARALADLADSGPLAEGLAAAFRRVRLPAFAAPASALLGTAGLVACALWTPEGGPWPLAAALGYVLLAGIAVARPPKGALDWLVPPFFRAAEYTTVLVLAARADAEGALPAAFGLVAAVAYHHYDTVYRIRGGTGAPPRRLVRAIGGHEGRVAVVTAAAALWAAGQGFTIALTVLAGALALTVVTESVRFWVSSQAPAVHDETGEPA; translated from the coding sequence TTGTCGACCGCCATTCTCACCGGTCCGCCGGTCGCGGGGGCTCCCCTGGAGGGCGACCTGCGGACACTGGGCTTCGACGTGCGGGTGGTGGACGACGCCGCCGAAGCGGAGGAGGCGCTGGCCGCCGTTCCGGTGGGCGAGCGCGTCGCCCTCGTCGATCCCCGCTTCGTCGGACACCTGCACAGCCTGCGGCTGGCCCTGACCGACCCCCGGTTCCCCGCCGCCGCCGTGCCGGGCGCCGTCACCGTCCGCGCCGAGGCGCGCGCCGCCCTGCGCAGGGCCCTGGCGGTCGCCGCGCGGCGGAGCACGCCGCCGGTCGCCGCCGGACGGACGGGGACCGGCCCCGCCACCGACACCACCGACACCGCCGACACCACCGCAGCCTCCGACACCGCAGCCACCGGGACCGACGCCCCCGAGGACGAGGCGGGCGCGCCCCCCACGGGGCTGCCCGACCGGGTCGCCGCCGCCCTGGAGGCCGACGCCGGGGCGCCCGACGTCCACCGCCCCGAGCTGGGCGTGCTCGTGGCCACCGTGCCCGGCGACGCGGCGGCCCGCGAGGAGGCCCGGCGGGCCGTGGCGGCCGTGGACGAGGAGTCCGTGCGGCTGCGCTCGGCGGTGAAGTCCCGGGACGGCTTCTTCACCACCTTCTTCGTCAGCCCCTACTCCCGCCACATCGCCCGCTGGTGCGCCCGACGCGGACTCACCCCCAACCAGGTCACCACCGCCTCGCTGCTCACCGCGCTGGTCGCGGCCGCCTGCGCCGCCACCGGTACGCGCGGCGGCTTCGTCGCCGCCGGGGCGCTGCTGATCGCCTCCTTCGTCCTGGACTGCGCCGACGGGCAGCTCGCCCGCTACGCCCTGAGGTACTCCACCCTCGGCGCCTGGCTGGACGCCACCTTCGACCGGGCCAAGGAGTACGCGTACTACGCGGGCCTGGCGCTGGGCGCGGCCCGCGGCGGCGACGACGTGTGGGCCCTGGCGCTGGGCGCGATGGTCCTCCAGACCTGCCGGCACGTGGTGGACTTCTCCTTCAACGAGGCCAATCACGACGCGAGCGGCAACACCGGCCCCACCGCCGCCCTCTCCGGACGGCTCGACAGCGTCGGCTGGACGGTCTGGGTGCGACGCATGATCGTGCTGCCGATCGGCGAGCGCTGGGCGCTGATCGCCGTCCTCACCGCCCTCACCACCCCCCGCACCACCTTCACCGTGCTGTTGGCCGGCTGCGCGTTCGCCGCCTGCTACACCACGGCCGGACGGGTGCTGCGCTCGCTCGCCAGGAAGGCCGACCGCACCGACCGCGCCGCCCGCGCCCTGGCCGACCTGGCCGACTCCGGCCCCCTCGCCGAGGGCCTGGCAGCGGCCTTCCGGCGCGTCCGGCTCCCGGCGTTCGCCGCCCCCGCCTCGGCCCTGCTCGGCACGGCGGGGCTGGTGGCCTGCGCGCTGTGGACGCCCGAGGGCGGCCCCTGGCCGCTCGCGGCCGCACTCGGTTACGTCCTCCTGGCGGGGATCGCCGTCGCCCGGCCGCCGAAGGGCGCGCTGGACTGGTTGGTGCCGCCCTTCTTCCGCGCGGCGGAGTACACGACGGTGCTGGTGCTGGCCGCCCGAGCGGACGCGGAGGGCGCGCTGCCCGCCGCATTCGGGCTGGTGGCGGCCGTCGCCTACCATCACTACGACACGGTGTACCGCATCCGCGGTGGCACCGGTGCCCCTCCGCGCCGGCTGGTGCGGGCGATCGGCGGGCACGAGGGACGTGTCGCGGTGGTCACGGCCGCCGCCGCCCTGTGGGCCGCGGGGCAGGGCTTCACGATCGCGCTCACGGTCCTGGCCGGGGCCCTGGCGCTCACGGTCGTCACCGAGAGCGTCCGCTTCTGGGTGTCCTCCCAAGCACCCGCCGTACACGACGAAACAGGAGAACCCGCATGA
- a CDS encoding sugar phosphate nucleotidyltransferase, translating to MIGLVLAAGAGRRLRPYTDTLPKALVPVDPEGQGTTTVLDLTLGNFREVGLTDVAVVVGYRKEAVYERKAALEKKYGVTLHLVENDKAEEWNNAYSLWCAREVIAEGVILANGDTVHPVSVEQTLLDARGDGKRIILALDTVKKLADEEMKVVTEPGRGMRRITKLMDPADATGEYIGVTLIEGEAAADLADALKATYERDPQLYYEDGYQELVDRGRTVDVAPIGEVKWVEIDNHDDLNKAREIACQY from the coding sequence ATGATCGGCCTCGTGCTGGCGGCCGGCGCCGGACGGCGTCTGCGCCCCTACACCGACACCCTCCCCAAGGCCCTGGTGCCGGTGGACCCGGAGGGCCAGGGCACGACCACCGTGCTCGACCTGACCCTCGGGAACTTCCGCGAGGTCGGCCTCACCGACGTCGCCGTGGTCGTCGGGTACCGCAAGGAGGCCGTGTACGAGCGCAAGGCCGCCCTGGAGAAGAAGTACGGCGTCACGCTCCACCTGGTGGAGAACGACAAGGCCGAGGAGTGGAACAACGCCTACTCCCTGTGGTGCGCCCGCGAGGTCATCGCCGAGGGCGTCATCCTGGCCAACGGCGACACCGTCCACCCCGTCTCCGTCGAGCAGACCCTCCTGGACGCCCGCGGCGACGGGAAGCGGATCATCCTCGCCCTCGACACGGTCAAGAAGCTGGCCGACGAGGAGATGAAGGTCGTCACCGAGCCCGGCAGGGGGATGCGCCGCATCACCAAGCTGATGGACCCGGCCGACGCCACCGGCGAGTACATCGGCGTGACCCTCATCGAGGGCGAGGCCGCCGCCGACCTGGCCGACGCCCTGAAGGCCACCTACGAGCGCGACCCGCAGCTCTACTACGAGGACGGCTACCAGGAGCTGGTGGACCGCGGCCGCACCGTCGACGTCGCCCCGATCGGCGAGGTGAAGTGGGTGGAGATCGACAACCACGACGACCTGAACAAGGCGCGGGAGATCGCGTGCCAGTACTGA
- a CDS encoding iron-containing alcohol dehydrogenase, which translates to MPVLTRLIPSPVVVDIRPGALDDLATLLVDQRISASGKLAIAISGGSGAALRERFAPALPSADWYEVGGGTLDEAIKLADAMKSGHYDAVVGMGGGKIIDCAKFAAARIGLPLVAVATNLSHDGLCSPVATLDNDAGRGSYGVPNPIAIVIDLDVIREAPIRFVRSGVGDVISNISAVADWELSHRETGEQIDGLAAAMARQAGEAVLRHPGGCGDDEFLTVLAEGLVLTGISMSVAGDSRPASGACHEINHAFDLLYPKRAAAHGEQCGLGAAFAMHLRGAEEQTLLIVDVLRRHGLPVLPGEIGFSEEEFVRAVEYAPQTRPGRYTIIEHLDLSTDQIRDAYGDYVKAISS; encoded by the coding sequence GTGCCAGTACTGACCCGGCTCATCCCGTCGCCGGTCGTCGTCGACATCAGGCCCGGTGCCCTGGACGACCTCGCCACCCTCCTGGTCGACCAGCGCATCTCGGCCTCGGGCAAGCTCGCCATCGCCATCAGCGGCGGTTCGGGCGCGGCCCTGCGCGAGCGGTTCGCGCCCGCGCTGCCGAGCGCCGACTGGTACGAGGTCGGCGGCGGCACCCTGGACGAGGCGATCAAGCTGGCCGACGCCATGAAGTCCGGCCACTACGACGCGGTGGTCGGGATGGGCGGCGGCAAGATCATCGACTGTGCCAAGTTCGCCGCGGCCCGCATCGGCCTGCCGCTGGTCGCCGTCGCCACCAACCTCAGTCACGACGGCCTGTGCTCCCCGGTGGCCACGCTCGACAACGACGCGGGCCGCGGCTCGTACGGCGTGCCGAACCCCATCGCGATCGTCATCGACCTCGACGTCATCCGCGAGGCCCCGATCCGCTTCGTCCGCTCCGGTGTCGGCGACGTGATCTCCAACATCTCCGCCGTCGCCGACTGGGAACTCTCCCACCGCGAGACCGGCGAGCAGATCGACGGGCTGGCCGCCGCCATGGCCCGCCAGGCCGGCGAGGCGGTGCTGCGCCACCCCGGCGGCTGCGGCGACGACGAGTTCCTCACCGTGCTGGCCGAGGGGCTGGTGCTCACCGGCATCTCCATGTCGGTGGCCGGCGACAGCCGCCCCGCCTCCGGCGCCTGCCACGAGATCAACCACGCCTTCGACCTCCTCTACCCCAAGCGCGCCGCCGCCCACGGCGAGCAGTGCGGGCTCGGCGCCGCCTTCGCGATGCACCTGCGCGGCGCCGAGGAGCAGACGCTGCTGATCGTCGACGTGCTGCGCCGCCACGGCCTGCCCGTGCTGCCCGGCGAGATCGGCTTCAGCGAGGAGGAGTTCGTGCGGGCGGTGGAGTACGCGCCGCAGACCCGGCCCGGGCGCTACACGATCATCGAGCACCTGGACCTGTCCACCGACCAGATCAGGGACGCGTACGGCGACTATGTCAAAGCCATCAGTAGCTGA
- a CDS encoding CDP-alcohol phosphatidyltransferase family protein, translating into MSKPSVAELRPVVHPAGVKDRRSGEHWAGRLYMREISLRWTRHLVGTRITPNQLTHLMVVAGVAAGGVLLVPGPVGAVLAALLIQLYLLLDCVDGEVARWRKQTSITGVYLDRVGHYLAEAALLVGFGVRAADVFHVEGAATGWLWAFLGTVAALGAILIKAETDLVDVARSRSGLPAVKDEAAVPRSSKLALARRAAAALKFHRLVGGVEASLVILAVAVADAVRGDLFFTRLGVAVLAAIAVLQTVLHLVSILASSRLR; encoded by the coding sequence ATGTCAAAGCCATCAGTAGCTGAACTCCGGCCGGTCGTGCACCCCGCCGGGGTGAAGGACCGGCGCAGCGGCGAGCACTGGGCCGGACGCCTGTACATGCGGGAGATCTCGCTGCGCTGGACCCGCCACCTGGTGGGCACCCGGATCACACCCAACCAGCTCACCCACCTGATGGTCGTCGCCGGCGTGGCGGCCGGCGGGGTCCTGCTGGTGCCGGGCCCGGTCGGGGCCGTGCTCGCCGCCCTGCTGATCCAGCTCTACCTGCTGCTGGACTGCGTGGACGGCGAGGTCGCCCGCTGGCGGAAGCAGACCTCCATCACCGGCGTCTACCTGGACCGGGTGGGCCACTACCTGGCCGAGGCCGCCCTCCTGGTCGGCTTCGGCGTACGGGCCGCGGACGTCTTCCACGTCGAGGGGGCCGCCACGGGGTGGCTGTGGGCCTTCCTGGGCACGGTGGCCGCGCTGGGCGCCATCCTGATCAAGGCCGAGACGGACCTGGTGGACGTGGCCCGCTCCCGCAGCGGGCTGCCCGCCGTCAAGGACGAGGCGGCGGTGCCCCGCTCCTCGAAGCTGGCGCTGGCCCGCCGGGCCGCCGCGGCGCTGAAGTTCCACCGACTGGTCGGCGGGGTCGAGGCGTCCTTGGTGATCCTGGCGGTGGCCGTGGCGGACGCGGTCCGCGGCGACCTGTTCTTCACCCGTCTGGGCGTCGCTGTCCTGGCGGCGATCGCCGTCCTGCAGACGGTGCTGCACCTGGTGTCCATCCTGGCGTCGAGCCGGCTGCGGTGA
- a CDS encoding glycosyltransferase family 2 protein, with product MGNRPEELRALLDSVAKQEGDPIRVVVVGNGAPLPELPDLPGGVRTVELPENLGIPGGRNVGIEAFGPGGREVDVLLFLDDDGLLPNTDTAELVRRAFETDPELGIVSFRIADPDTGVTQRRHVPRLRASDPMRSSRVTTFLGGANAVRTKVFQEVGGLPDEFFYAHEETDLAWRALDAGWMIDYRSDMVLHHPTTLPSRHAVYHRMVARNRVWLARRNLPAVLIPLYLGVWLVLTLARRPSRPALRAWLGGFREGWTSPCGPRRPMKWRTVWRLTRLGRPPVI from the coding sequence ATGGGCAACCGGCCCGAGGAACTGCGCGCCCTGCTGGACTCGGTCGCCAAGCAGGAGGGCGATCCGATCCGGGTCGTGGTCGTCGGCAACGGCGCCCCCCTGCCGGAGCTGCCGGACCTGCCCGGCGGAGTGCGGACGGTGGAGCTGCCGGAGAACCTCGGCATCCCCGGCGGCCGCAACGTCGGCATCGAGGCGTTCGGGCCGGGCGGGCGCGAGGTGGACGTCCTGCTCTTCCTCGACGACGACGGGCTGCTGCCGAACACCGACACCGCCGAACTGGTCCGGCGGGCCTTCGAGACCGACCCGGAGCTGGGCATCGTCAGCTTCCGCATCGCCGACCCGGACACCGGCGTCACCCAGCGCCGCCACGTGCCCAGGCTGCGGGCGTCGGACCCGATGCGCTCCTCACGGGTGACGACCTTCCTCGGTGGTGCCAACGCGGTGCGCACCAAGGTCTTCCAGGAGGTCGGCGGGCTGCCGGACGAGTTCTTCTACGCCCACGAGGAGACCGACCTGGCCTGGCGGGCCCTGGACGCCGGGTGGATGATCGACTACCGCTCCGACATGGTGCTCCACCACCCCACCACCCTCCCCAGCCGCCACGCGGTCTACCACCGGATGGTCGCCCGCAACCGGGTCTGGCTGGCCCGCCGCAACCTCCCCGCCGTGCTGATCCCCCTCTACCTGGGGGTCTGGCTGGTGCTGACCCTCGCCCGGCGTCCCTCGCGTCCCGCGCTGCGCGCCTGGCTGGGAGGCTTCCGGGAGGGCTGGACCTCTCCGTGCGGTCCGCGTCGACCGATGAAGTGGCGTACGGTGTGGCGTCTGACCCGACTCGGTCGACCGCCCGTCATCTGA
- a CDS encoding ABC transporter permease, with protein sequence MSETTHGGAIAASEHPRSPDDGLSPAELAAKYGLTVSGARPSLTGYVRQLWERRHFILAFSQAKLVAQYSQAKLGQLWQVATPLLNAAVYFFVFGILLGGREGTPGGKENYIPFLVTGVFVFTFTQTSVLSGVRAISGNLGLVRALHFPRASLPIAFSLQQLQQLLYSMVVLVVILFGFRHFPDLSWLLVVPVLALQLVFNTGLAMIMARLGSKTPDLAQLMPFVMRTWMYASGVMFPLEYMLRDRTSAPEWLITAAQANPAAVFMDLMRFALIDGYTVADLPPYSWALAAGWAVLVGVGGFVFFWKAEERYGRG encoded by the coding sequence GTGAGCGAGACAACGCACGGCGGTGCGATCGCGGCGAGCGAGCACCCGCGTTCACCCGACGACGGCCTGTCCCCGGCCGAACTCGCGGCCAAGTACGGCCTGACGGTGAGCGGGGCACGGCCCTCCCTGACGGGATACGTACGGCAACTGTGGGAGCGCCGGCACTTCATCCTCGCCTTCTCCCAGGCCAAACTCGTGGCGCAGTACAGTCAGGCCAAGCTCGGCCAGCTGTGGCAGGTCGCCACTCCCTTGCTGAACGCGGCGGTGTACTTCTTCGTCTTCGGCATCCTGCTGGGAGGCCGTGAGGGGACACCGGGCGGCAAGGAGAACTACATCCCCTTCCTGGTCACGGGCGTCTTCGTGTTCACCTTCACGCAGACCTCGGTCCTCTCCGGAGTGCGGGCGATCTCCGGCAACCTGGGACTGGTGAGGGCCCTGCACTTCCCCAGGGCCTCGCTTCCCATCGCCTTCTCGCTCCAGCAGCTCCAGCAACTGCTGTACTCGATGGTCGTCCTCGTGGTCATCCTCTTCGGCTTCCGGCACTTTCCGGACTTGTCGTGGCTGCTGGTGGTGCCGGTCCTGGCCCTGCAACTGGTCTTCAACACGGGCCTGGCGATGATCATGGCCCGGCTGGGGAGCAAGACCCCGGACCTGGCCCAGTTGATGCCCTTCGTGATGCGCACGTGGATGTACGCCTCCGGCGTGATGTTCCCCCTGGAGTACATGCTCAGGGACCGGACCAGCGCTCCGGAGTGGCTGATCACGGCCGCCCAGGCCAACCCGGCGGCCGTCTTCATGGACCTGATGCGCTTCGCGCTCATCGACGGGTACACCGTCGCCGACCTCCCGCCGTACTCCTGGGCGCTGGCCGCGGGCTGGGCCGTCCTCGTCGGCGTCGGCGGATTCGTGTTCTTCTGGAAGGCGGAGGAGCGTTATGGCCGTGGCTGA
- a CDS encoding ABC transporter ATP-binding protein has product MAVAEVESTRKNGQDGAGEQSGEPRIPTVIAEDLHVVYRVNGGGGGRGSATAALNRILRRKPPAGMREVRAVKGVSFVAYRGEAIGLIGSNGSGKSTLLKAIAGLLPAERGKVYTDGQPSLLGVNAALMNDLTGERNVILGGLAMGMTKAQVEERYQDIVDFSGINEKGDFISLPMRTYSSGMAARLRFSIAAAKDHDVLMIDEALATGDKKFQKRSEARIRELRKEAGTVFLVSHNNKSIRDTCDRVLWLERGELRMDGPTETVMKAYEEFTGK; this is encoded by the coding sequence ATGGCCGTGGCTGAGGTCGAGAGCACCCGGAAGAACGGGCAGGACGGTGCCGGCGAGCAGTCCGGGGAGCCCCGGATCCCGACCGTGATCGCGGAGGACCTGCACGTCGTCTACCGCGTCAACGGTGGTGGCGGCGGACGGGGCAGCGCCACGGCGGCCCTGAACCGCATCCTGCGCCGCAAGCCCCCGGCGGGCATGCGCGAGGTGCGCGCGGTCAAGGGCGTGAGCTTCGTCGCCTACCGGGGCGAGGCGATCGGTCTGATCGGTTCCAACGGTTCGGGCAAGTCCACCCTGCTCAAGGCCATCGCGGGGTTGCTGCCGGCCGAGCGCGGCAAGGTCTACACCGACGGCCAGCCCTCGCTGTTGGGCGTCAACGCCGCGCTGATGAACGACCTGACCGGCGAGCGCAACGTCATACTGGGCGGCCTCGCGATGGGCATGACCAAGGCCCAGGTCGAGGAGCGCTACCAGGACATCGTCGACTTCTCCGGCATCAACGAGAAGGGCGACTTCATCAGCCTGCCGATGCGGACGTACTCCTCCGGCATGGCGGCCCGGCTGCGGTTCTCCATCGCCGCCGCCAAGGACCACGACGTGTTGATGATCGACGAGGCGTTGGCGACGGGCGACAAGAAGTTCCAGAAGCGCTCGGAGGCCCGCATCCGCGAGCTGCGCAAGGAGGCCGGGACGGTCTTCCTGGTCAGTCACAACAACAAGTCCATCCGGGACACCTGCGACCGGGTGCTGTGGCTGGAGCGCGGCGAGCTGCGGATGGACGGCCCGACCGAGACCGTGATGAAGGCGTACGAGGAGTTCACCGGCAAGTAG
- the hpnC gene encoding squalene synthase HpnC has protein sequence MTPPAGAEARAVLDKAARENFPVAPRFLPRAWRDDLMALYGCVRLLDDIGDGDLAPGDRDAESLGVPPGGPDDRAALLDAFEADLGRVFRAAAGRGADGEESPRHPLLRALVPTVRRHALSPDPFLALVEANRRDQKVRRYGTWEELLGYCELSANPIGRLVLAVTGTTTPERVRRSDAVCTALQITEHLQDVAEDLTLRDRVYLPAEDLERFRVTEDDLAAPTANASVRALVAREAERAHELLNEGVPLVASVPGMLKVLLAGFVGGGRAALRAVRSARYDVLASTPRPTRTGVLREAAVVLGRAR, from the coding sequence GTGACCCCGCCGGCGGGCGCGGAGGCGCGCGCCGTCCTCGACAAGGCCGCCCGCGAGAACTTCCCCGTGGCCCCCCGCTTCCTGCCCCGCGCCTGGCGGGACGACCTCATGGCCCTGTACGGCTGCGTCCGCCTCCTGGACGACATCGGCGACGGCGATCTCGCCCCCGGCGACCGGGACGCCGAATCGCTCGGCGTCCCTCCCGGTGGCCCCGATGATCGGGCCGCCCTGCTCGACGCCTTCGAGGCCGACCTCGGCCGCGTCTTCCGCGCCGCCGCCGGCCGGGGGGCGGACGGGGAGGAGAGCCCCCGGCACCCCCTGCTGCGCGCCCTGGTGCCGACCGTGCGCCGCCACGCCCTGTCCCCCGACCCGTTCCTCGCCCTGGTCGAGGCCAACCGGAGGGACCAGAAGGTCCGCCGGTACGGCACCTGGGAGGAACTGCTGGGCTACTGCGAACTGTCCGCCAACCCCATCGGCCGGCTCGTCCTGGCCGTCACCGGCACCACCACCCCCGAACGCGTCCGCCGCTCGGACGCCGTCTGCACCGCCCTGCAGATCACCGAACACCTCCAGGACGTCGCCGAGGACCTGACGCTGCGCGACCGCGTCTACCTTCCCGCCGAGGACCTGGAACGCTTCCGCGTCACCGAGGACGACCTCGCCGCTCCCACGGCGAACGCCTCGGTGCGGGCGCTGGTCGCCCGGGAGGCGGAACGCGCACACGAACTGCTGAACGAAGGAGTCCCGCTGGTGGCGAGTGTCCCGGGGATGCTGAAAGTCCTCCTCGCCGGGTTCGTCGGCGGCGGACGGGCGGCCCTGCGCGCCGTCCGCTCCGCCCGGTACGACGTCCTGGCCTCGACCCCGCGCCCGACCCGCACCGGGGTGCTGCGCGAGGCGGCCGTGGTCCTGGGGCGGGCGAGATGA